TCTTCTGATTCTTTGTTGTACTATAGTGGTCCGGTGTCATTAAACTTTCTTGTATTGTGCTGTGAAGATACCTTCAGAACAACCAGTTTACTGGAAATGTTGATGTCCTCGCCAATCTTCCACTTGACGATCTGTGAGTTATGCACATCTTTGTGTTGTGTGTGTGAATGTTATCTCTAAATGTTCCATTTCTAGGTTTCAGTTACTATATTGTTTGTAATGCTGATTCCTTTATGCTTAGGAACATTGAAAACAATCAGTTTACTGGTGAGATTCCTGAGAAGCTAAAAGGGATAATGCAGTGAGTCTTTCAGCTGGCAAattattgttcatacatgaaAATTCATTATAGAAAATAACTTTCTAATGCAATTCCGAATTTGTGATACAATTTATAGGAAATCTAATAGCAACACTAAGAGCTCAGGGCCTGCGCCTCCATCTCCACCTGGTGCACCCCCTGCGAAAAAGTCCACTCAAAGTCACAAATCTGGAGGCAATAGCAGCCCTTCTAGTGGTAAAGATGGCAGTCATAATGGTGAGAAATCTGGAATAAGCAGTGGACGCGTTGCAGGCATAGTGATATCACTTTCAGTGGTTGGAGCAGTTGCAGTAATCTTCATTGTCAAGAAAAGACGCAGAAAGTCCTCAACAGACATAGAAAAACTTGACGTTGAGCCATTTGTTCTCCAGTCACAGAAAGTACAAGGTATATAATTTTATGACGTCTTCTTTTGGTCAGTTTGAGAGAAAATAGCTGGTCACTTTCACTCTTACTTTCTTCAATATCTCAACGTTTTGTCCGCATGTAATCAATCTAATCTTACTTATCTTGGCTGTTAATATGGAAAATGAGATTTGTTGCTGGACTGTAGCCTTTAAATggctcataaatcattaatgtcGGCTTGCAAGGGATTTTCAATCATAAAAAGGAGAATTAGAATATCAAGGGCGCTCAGTAAATCTTTTGGCGAGTTAGAAACTCAGCGCCCTTGATATGCCTTTTTTTTCCTGGATaagaaaataaattcttaaaatgCAGCTATCGAGCTCATCGTGAATTTTGGAAAATTAAGTGTTCCATTTGAACTCTCTGTCTTCCATATGATGTTCAAGTGAGCATGTCTATAATGATGAATTCTCTTTCCCTTTTGTAGTTTCGTTTGTAACTTGGTCTTGCATATTTCTTAAGCCTTACATCAATTGGTTTAAGTTCTGTATTGTCATTTGATCAGAAATCCAGCTTACGTTTTCCCTTCTTTAATTACTTGTAATATTGTTTTCAATCTTGTGCTAGTTTTGAAACCTGTATTTTCTATTCATCAATCTATTTCGGCTGCAGATGTGAAACTCAGCCAAACTTCATCCGCAACAAGCATGGACGCTACTGAAACTCCCACAGCAGTGACTCTAAAACCTCCACCTATTAATCATCATAAATCCGTTAGTGGAGATGACCTTTCAGCAAAACTCATTATTCTGCAGAAGAAAACTCGTACAACTGAAACAAAAGCTGTGCAATATTCAATTGCAGATGTACAAATGGCTACTGATAGCTTCAGCGTTGAAAACCTTATTGGTGATGGATCCATTGGGAGTGTATATCGGGCTCATTTTGGCAATGGCAAAGTAATATCTCTTTCTCATGGAtaccataaaagaaaaagaatcattCTTAACTATTTGAATTCTTCATGACAAAGTCTTTTGACTGATGCAAATGTAACTAATGGTTCTACAAGAAAAAGATATGTCACTTCTGTTTGttgttttaactatttcatgTAGCAGCTAACGTTCAGTTTGCTCATGTAAGTGATTCTGATCGTTTAAATTCCCACTTTATTTGAAATATTGTAGGTTCTCACTGTCAAGAAACTTTATTCATCTGAGCTCCGGAATCCTGAAGATTTTCTCAAGATGGTTCCTGACATATCCCAGCTGGACCATCCAAATGTAACGGAACTGGTTGGTTATTGTTCAGAAGATGGGCAGCACTTGCTGGTTCATGAATTCCACGAAAATGGTTCTCTGCATGATTTCCTACATAAGATGGATGACGATAACACGCGACTAACATGGGATACAAGAGTCAAGATTGCACTTGGCACAGCAAAAGCACTCGAGTGAGTTTCATAATATACAAATTACCTTCATTGAACATCACATAATGCTAATGCAACTTGGAGCAAACTTTTGTTTgcttaatttctctttttttttatggtTATCTTACCTAATCTATAATAGATAGATCTTCTAGTATTTGATCCTTCATTATTTTTGGAGGAGGAACAAATTGATGTTGTGAAAGTAAATCGAGCGCCTCTCGAGTTATGATTTGTTTTCTTAAAAATCAAGAAATCTCAGAGAGCCAACGACGTATGGTTAGAAATTCAGTGAATAATAGGTTTGCTCCTCTACCTTTCTCCACTTAAATATCAAGCTTTTGTACAGGGACTGATCCAGGATTTTCACTCAGGGATTCGAAAATTAAAGATgtaaaaaataatgcagcccctaAGAACCACTGAGCTAACCTTTTGCATATTGTTCAAAGGATCCAAAATCTCTGTGTACATTAACACATAAAGTCTACCCTAAATATACAGTGTAATTTTGTTGTCAAGAGTGTTCGGATGAACACCCTCTCGCCCCTCTAGACCGACCCTGCTTCTACGGTACTAGGTTCGAATACAAAAAGGAATAATTTGAAGTTCTTGACATAGATGTGTTTCCACTAGACAGCTAAGCAGAGCTTCACAATAAATTTTCTATTTGTGATTTCCATTTCTCCAATTTTGACTAGCAGGTTTTGTTCAATAGCTAATTCAGGCATCCTTTGCAGGTACCTACATGAAGCTTGTTCTCCATCTTtagttcataaaaatatcaaatctgAAAATATTTTACTTGATGCTGATCTCAATCCTCATCTATCAGACAGTGGGTTGGCAAACCTTATGGCTGATGTAGATCAGGTAATGCTTTGTGTTTTGCCTTCCTCTAAAGTGTTCTGTGGGAttgttttgaaaaatgttatCATGCATATGCAACTCAGTTTCACATTAGACAAAATAGGCATAACTAAAGTAATATATCAGGGAGTCAATTTAATGTTTTAGATGAATGTCATGGTGAAGTGAAGAAAAATTATAAGAGACCATAAAGCAAAATGCGAGTAAATTTCACCGATGATCATTCGGCTTCATGTACATGACATAAAAgtcacttttctattttttgttacaTAAAAGTCGTTAAACTTAAAGGTTATCACATAGAAATTACTTTTCTACTTTATATCACATAAAAGTCATCAACTTTAAAGTGCCTCAcacaaatatcatttttttagttttttggcaACATAAAGTCATCCAATTTTGCTGAGTTTTTATCTTTTGCATTGGAAATATGGCAAATCACTTCAAACTAGCTAGTTAG
The Capsicum annuum cultivar UCD-10X-F1 chromosome 6, UCD10Xv1.1, whole genome shotgun sequence DNA segment above includes these coding regions:
- the LOC107855892 gene encoding protein STRUBBELIG-RECEPTOR FAMILY 6 isoform X1, which produces MVKMVALLLFVILLSHSFANADTDSSDASALRVMYSSLNSPGQLTKWSSSDGDPCGESWKGITCSGNRVTEIQISGLGLSGSMGYQLTSLTSLINLDISNNNLGNQIPYQLPPNVQRLNLAGNGFTGGIPYSVSQITSLQYLNVSHNQIQGELSEIFGSLSSLNTLDISLNSMTGKLPQSFKSLTSMKKIYLQNNQFTGNVDVLANLPLDDLNIENNQFTGEIPEKLKGIMQKSNSNTKSSGPAPPSPPGAPPAKKSTQSHKSGGNSSPSSGKDGSHNGEKSGISSGRVAGIVISLSVVGAVAVIFIVKKRRRKSSTDIEKLDVEPFVLQSQKVQDVKLSQTSSATSMDATETPTAVTLKPPPINHHKSVSGDDLSAKLIILQKKTRTTETKAVQYSIADVQMATDSFSVENLIGDGSIGSVYRAHFGNGKVLTVKKLYSSELRNPEDFLKMVPDISQLDHPNVTELVGYCSEDGQHLLVHEFHENGSLHDFLHKMDDDNTRLTWDTRVKIALGTAKALEYLHEACSPSLVHKNIKSENILLDADLNPHLSDSGLANLMADVDQGLNHNIESGYGAPEAAISGKCTTKSDVYSFGVVMLELFSGRKPFDRSRPRSEQSLVRWATPQLHDIDALEKMVDPSLTGLYSIKSLSRFADVIALCVQPEPEFRPPMSEVVQALVRLVQRANMSKRLHSDDQD
- the LOC107855892 gene encoding protein STRUBBELIG-RECEPTOR FAMILY 6 isoform X2 — its product is MYSSLNSPGQLTKWSSSDGDPCGESWKGITCSGNRVTEIQISGLGLSGSMGYQLTSLTSLINLDISNNNLGNQIPYQLPPNVQRLNLAGNGFTGGIPYSVSQITSLQYLNVSHNQIQGELSEIFGSLSSLNTLDISLNSMTGKLPQSFKSLTSMKKIYLQNNQFTGNVDVLANLPLDDLNIENNQFTGEIPEKLKGIMQKSNSNTKSSGPAPPSPPGAPPAKKSTQSHKSGGNSSPSSGKDGSHNGEKSGISSGRVAGIVISLSVVGAVAVIFIVKKRRRKSSTDIEKLDVEPFVLQSQKVQDVKLSQTSSATSMDATETPTAVTLKPPPINHHKSVSGDDLSAKLIILQKKTRTTETKAVQYSIADVQMATDSFSVENLIGDGSIGSVYRAHFGNGKVLTVKKLYSSELRNPEDFLKMVPDISQLDHPNVTELVGYCSEDGQHLLVHEFHENGSLHDFLHKMDDDNTRLTWDTRVKIALGTAKALEYLHEACSPSLVHKNIKSENILLDADLNPHLSDSGLANLMADVDQGLNHNIESGYGAPEAAISGKCTTKSDVYSFGVVMLELFSGRKPFDRSRPRSEQSLVRWATPQLHDIDALEKMVDPSLTGLYSIKSLSRFADVIALCVQPEPEFRPPMSEVVQALVRLVQRANMSKRLHSDDQD